One window of Fusarium keratoplasticum isolate Fu6.1 chromosome 2, whole genome shotgun sequence genomic DNA carries:
- a CDS encoding SH3 domain-containing protein, translating into MDDVADLVVTPFRDIVDKGRTAVENAGDDKVMLKAAQSLVKEGERALKRIEPLCRKHLDEYGSNFLDALKENDDIANFRSELTELLWEFDDYIELEDFEPEKFAELQGLSRKAAPKIYDILMRMKLEVPIDHDTRSIMTRLSGPQSRPISPDAPPIPPLFPFSDMRKDSASPASVQRSAPESVADSRSVHDPPTVEAATAQLRHLMQTQSGPDEGLYANIPESLKPGPPQGPPPMEPPPRPPSANPWDVKTPPQHREQRFPDDFSFERRAPVAPVESPIEPISPPLSPQRARESPTSRPRPLYMGSDRSSQISNDSRLSPTGAEPSSYERTYSIFPTPRGRYSNSNSIMSTSIPEDVASDRSSAGYIAQLSSRLPPPRTHSLPKSRPESVETNQSSVFDPARTDGVNTPLTEHRGSAVSAADSSPTLGSSELSTLPLKAPPVNNYQGMIEPPQAVRMPEIDNLPIPVETETPIPEHPPNPFAVDCKLNPQSSFYTHKGFCDGAKEILNGGAGVKKTVKAGFASAASIAKCVKCHFELDFNEIDLDVNKAARGNFIKNGIGYRIRFLQKSHLPTRRSDDVMYGCIFCIHQGRTLHASDATVFVSQKALFAHLARHPRPLPAVPGFTVIEEAEVPDRYRNDYDLHFKSPVETHPVVEKSNEICNMPTATSKEAARRMYGQRLLYDRTPALEMVQGARITGIEWPAKYLGEWCMGYHDAVYASVPFEIMRLDPPSPENIKMDGTSPTQVTARWRFNVKDKTKGDWLKFEKDEVITNISYPYQEFWCWSGTNQKGKWGIFPQAFIDIGTLRDFGVGSDRASVISSEKNKPTGGVLSRFSTRKSGRSGRRSSVAGSVGSNEILPPPTPVPGMYGRE; encoded by the exons atggATGACGTCGCCGATCTCGTTGTCACGCCTTTCCGTGACATTGTCGACAAGGGCCGCACAGCTGTTGAGAATGCcggcgacgacaaggtcatgCTCAAGGCTGCTCAGAGCCTCGTCAAGGAAGGCGAGCGAGCCCTCAAGAGAATCGAGCCGCTCTGTCGTAAGCACCTTGACGAATACGGCTCCAATttcctcgacgccctcaaggaGAATG acgacatcgccaacTTCCGTTCAGAATTGACCGAATTGCTGTGGGAGTTTGACGACTATATCGAGCTCGAAGACTTTGAACCCGAAAAGTTTGCCGAGCTGCAAGGCCTTTCGCGAAAGGCGGCCCCCAAGATCTACGACATCCTAATGCGCATGAAGCTTGAGGTGCCTATCGACCATGATACCCGTTCCATCATGACACGCCTTTCCGGCCCGCAATCACGTCCAATCTCTCCAGACGCTCCTCCAATCCCACCACTATTTCCATTCTCCGACATGAGAAAGGATTCAGCTTCTCCCGCCAGCGTCCAACGCAGCGCTCCCGAGTCTGTCGCCGACTCCCGCTCCGTCCATGACCCCCCAACCGTCGAAGCAGCTACAGCCCAACTACGGCATCTGATGCAGACGCAATCCGGCCCAGACGAGGGCCTCTATGCCAATATTCCAGAGTCACTCAAGCCTGGGCCTCCGCAAGGGCCGCCGCCCATGGAGCCGCCTCCAAGACCTCCCTCGGCGAATCCGTGGGACGTCAAGACTCCGCCGCAGCACCGGGAGCAACGCTTCCCAGACGACTTTTCGTTCGAGAGGAGGGCACCTGTGGCACCGGTCGAATCCCCAATCGAGCCAATTTCGCCGCCTCTCAGCCCGCAGCGGGCTAGAGAGTCCCCGACATCTCGACCACGACCTCTATACATGGGCTCAGACCGGTCATCCCAAATCAGTAACGATTCGAGACTCAGTCCAACAGGTGCCGAGCCCTCATCGTATGAGAGGACCTATAGCATCTTCCCTactcctcgaggccgatATTCAaactccaactccatcatgtccACTTCCATTCCCGAGGACGTTGCGTCGGATAGATCCAGCGCAGGTTACATCGCTCAGCTATCATCGAGGCTCCCCCCACCTCGAACTCATTCGCTGCCAAAGTCTCGTCCAGAGTCAGTCGAGACCAACCAGAGCTCCGTCTTTGACCCTGCTAGAACCGACGGAGTCAACACCCCCCTTACAGAGCACCGAGGGTCTGCTGTTTCGGCTGCTGACTCGAGCCCAACTCTCGGTTCTTCTGAATTAAGCACTCTCCCGCTCAAAGCTCCTCCGGTGAACAACTACCAAGGCATGATCGAGCCGCCTCAGGCCGTGCGGATGCCTGAAATCGACAATCTTCCTATTCCTGTCGAGACTGAGACACCTATACCCGAGCACCCTCCGAACCCGTTTGCCGTTGATTGCAAGCTCAACCCTCAGAGTTCATTCTATACTCACAAGGGGTTCTGCGATGGCGCAAAGGAGATTCTGAACGGAGGAGCTGGTGTCAAGAAGACGGTCAAGGCT GGCTTCGCTTCTGCTGCTTCCATTGCAAAGTGTGTCAAGTGTCACTTTGAACTTGACTTTAACGAAATTGACTTGGACGTCAACAAAGCAG CACGCGGCAACTTTATCAAGAATGGCATTGGTTACCGTATCCGGTTCCTCCAGAAAAGCCATCTGCCAACACGACGCTCTGACGATGTCATGTATGGATGCATCTTTTGCATTCACCAAGGCCGAACTCTTCACGCCAGTGACGCAACAGTCTTTGTCTCCCAAAAGGCCCTGTTTGCCCACTTGGCTCGTCACCCAAGACCTCTACCAGCTGTTCCCGGATTCACTGTCATTGAAGAGGCCGAAGTGCCAGATCGATATCGAAATGACTATGACCTTCACTTCAAGAGCCCTGTCGAAACACATCCCGTAGTGGAAAAGTCAAACGAGATCTGCAACATGCCTACGGCTACGTCCAAGGAGGCGGCACGTAGGATGTACGGTCAGAGGCTCTTGTATGATCGGACGCCTGCTCTTGAGATGGTACAAGGGGCGAGAATCACCGGCATCGAGTGGCCAGCAAAATACCTGGGAGAGTGGTGCATGGGCTACCATGATGCTGTCTACGCCTCTGTGCCGTTTGAGATAATGAGGCTCGACCCTCCATCTCCCGAGAATATCAAGATGGACGGGACCAGCCCAACCCAAGTCACGGCGAGGTGGAGGTTCaacgtcaaggacaagacaaagGGTGATTGGCTCAAGTTTGAGAAGgacgaggtcatcaccaATATCAGCT ATCCGTATCAGGAGTTTTGGTGCTGGTCTGGAACAAACCAGAAAGGCAAATGGGGAATATTTCCACAAGCCTTTATCGATATTGGTACGCTGAGAGACTTCGGCGTTGGTTCCGATCGAGCGAGCGTTATTAGTAGCGAGAAGAACAAGCCCACGGGCGGTGTCTTGTCCCGATTCTCAACTCGCAAGTCGGGACGAtctgggagaagaagcagtgTAGCAGGCTCGGTGGGAAGTAACGAGATACTACCCCCTCCGACACCAGTACCCGGAATGTACGGACGCGAGTGA
- a CDS encoding FNIP-N domain-containing protein, with the protein MLGRLLHLGSGGPSVTPSQATAKTSRPVSSLESVQEDIHTRNLLFPDAQALYQHRNDQVFPLSTTPTTPATSTANAFDYSGDVDLDVRDVRVIIMQDALGPTNASLLFDSHPAPPVSPIERPVVPQELRRTPTSPRKSSLSQLSRPLVIQPEGPQPPPRQGAFDRRASLQGRSQVHIETDGQKAAREYREELATFSSCIFGNSELMSYKGTSTKVHVVPGDSRPVDPSGGILGDGRSSIGRSSARSSRLSQSFSSTTFSPTNVSGAAHVHAHTPRQSEKKKVLITRLFPVNLAADDTDTNVSPPSRYADESAGFPFPSTNDESAPKKKKPQPKQRRTPMYAVVLVVQLPAAPPSTRTPAASQSKQRESSSYDQEFFSSSFSSARPSGWAMVGSGNYGDGTESNFSVDMEDRIDSLTRHWDIIMRTLTHLQSVVATILGTMLRHVDISSPGAMATSVTSNKNGRTPSFSDRRPEMPRVKPPKSTTKLVSLWPNCLADDANVAGEVDAARHRIVMGLSAARVVTGQGRWGIWRDEARWTCKWTSGIDHHNQFFYNLLTGFLATHTDWLQALCPPSYRRRLFLQQKNRSEEDLSLPARTIIVSEDKMAARRMIFLLSAFLPANSQIPTTRAHRPSTSTSVGTFSNSPPTFVIPVLREESLRRKINRRTGLRRASHSRTTSQSARASAVPMQLAHLTMDRNHERRVSDAASIRPSNFGMFGSDMVSRKSSAATTTTVLPETTVPHFSTIQRIDTHRRPRPSSSGSVATDDLKRSLKRGESTGGMSNASSDSRSQSSRWGSVISGLWSTRRRDSTTLSSYGQIDPKSPTKQAFPRTDKLSQMVEEVTLGEDLHAPSSSAARPSTEVRETGTPRECKGHSREPSIRPERTPDPNGAFESPVKTSINADDGVIDVDISFPDYMTSFESAISSPSSSGYLSTPGFQGGLDSFEQASRLCIDGDLPLNAAGWLNRYHPDFAVQAIPPQEDLMEQVKASLRAEPTPAPAFPLLDLSERWVEVSCVMIADTTTNSITRLRYRRLVKPRAPVDRPASGPAAFSTSYGGVLTPSILPYETQLEEEWIEEPVLHSDETLTEAVERVISLNQDTSKDHSLASSQTHSEVRMSTEAEEPVSITAPETPALPNAPLEIPRVQCKTVVLSALEDCIREVIDVREKRHLETNGNARNTPSRNLLHDAINIWLDNLDITDG; encoded by the coding sequence ATGCTCGGCCGGCTCTTGCACCTGGGCTCCGGCGGTCCTTCGGTCACGCCCTCTCAGGCGACGGCCAAGACGTCGAGGCCAGTATCCTCGCTTGAATCTGTTCAGGAGGATATTCATACTCGcaatcttcttttcccagACGCTCAGGCTTTATATCAACACCGCAATGACCAGGTGTTTCCTCTATCTACAACCCCAACTACCCCGGCAACATCCACAGCCAACGCTTTCGACTATAGCGGCGATGTCGACCTTGATGTGCGCGACGTTCGTGTCATTATCATGCAGGATGCTCTAGGTCCTACCAAcgcctctctcctctttgacagtcatccagctcctccagtGTCTCCGATAGAAAGGCCCGTTGTTCCTCAAGAGCTTCGCCGTACTCCAACCTCGCCGCGCAAGAGCAGTCTTAGTCAACTCTCGCGCCCCCTCGTCATCCAGCCCGAGGGTCCTCAACCGCCTCCGCGGCAAGGCGCTTTTGACCGTCGAGCTTCCTTGCAGGGACGCAGCCAGGTCCATATTGAGACGGACGGTCAGAAAGCTGCGCGTGAGTATCGGGAGGAACTGGCAACTTTTTCTAGCTGCATTTTTGGAAACTCCGAGTTGATGTCCTACAAGGGGACCTCAACAAAGGTACATGTAGTACCGGGCGACTCCCGACCTGTCGATCCCTCGGGCGGTATTCTAGGTGATGGTAGGAGCTCCATTGGCCGCTCCAGTGCTCGCTCCAGCCGTCTTTCGCAGTCGTTCTCCTCAACGACCTTCTCACCAACCAACGTCTCTGGTGCAGCGCATGTTCATGCTCACACACCACGCCAGAGCGAGAAAAAGAAGGTCCTCATCACTCGCCTCTTCCCTGTGAATCTAGCTGCAGATGACACCGACACCAACGTCTCGCCTCCGAGCCGCTACGCAGACGAAAGCGCCGGCTTCCCGTTCCCTTCGACGAATGACGAATCTgcgccaaagaagaagaagccgcaGCCCAAGCAACGACGCACGCCAATGTATGCCGTGGTTCTAGTTGTTCAGCTCCCCGCTGCTCCTCCTTCGACCCGTACGCCTGCCGCGTCCCAGTCAAAACAGCGCGAATCCAGTTCCTACGACCAGGagttcttctcttcatcatttAGCTCAGCTCGACCTTCAGGATGGGCCATGGTTGGCTCTGGTAACTACGGTGATGGAACCGAGTCAAACTTCTCAGTCGATATGGAGGACCGAATCGATTCCCTAACCCGGCACTGGGATATCATCATGAGGACCTTGACGCACCTCCAATCCGTAGTTGCAACCATTCTAGGAACGATGCTCAGACACGTCGATATTTCTTCTCCCGGAGCCATGGCGACCTCAGTCACCTCGAACAAAAACGGCAGGACGCCGTCTTTCTCGGACCGACGCCCTGAGATGCCTCGGGTTAAGCCCCCGAAGAGCACCACAAAGCTGGTATCATTGTGGCCTAACTGTCTTGCGGATGATGCCAATGTTGCGGGCGAGGTGGATGCCGCGAGACATAGAATTGTCATGGGCCTAAGCGCGGCCAGAGTCGTTACCGGTCAGGGGCGATGGGGGATATGGCGCGATGAAGCTCGATGGACGTGCAAGTGGACTTCTGGAATCGACCATCACAACCAATTCTTCTACAACCTCCTGACCGGGTTTCTCGCTACTCACACCGACTGGCTTCAGGCTCTTTGCCCCCCTTCGTACCGAAGACGCCTCTTTTTGCAGCAGAAAAACCGGAGCGAGGAGGACCTGTCACTTCCGGCGCGGACAATCATTGTCTCTGAGGATAAGATGGCTGCTCGACGCATGATCTTTCTCCTCTCGGCCTTCCTCCCCGCGAATTCCCAGATTCCTACGACCCGGGCCCATCGTCCTAGCACATCAACTTCAGTCGGCACGTTCTCGAACTCTCCTCCGACCTTTGTGATTCCCGTTCTTCGAGAGGAGTCTCTTCGCCGCAAGATTAATCGTCGCACTGGACTTCGTCGAGCTTCTCACTCTCGGACAACGAGCCAGAGCGCAAGGGCTTCTGCTGTGCCCATGCAGCTGGCTCACCTTACCATGGATCGTAATCACGAACGCCGCGTTTCGGATGCTGCCTCGATCCGACCATCTAACTTTGGCATGTTTGGTAGCGACATGGTTAGCAGGAAGAGCAGTGCGGCAACTACTACGACGGTTCTGCCCGAAACCACGGTGCCGCACTTTTCCACTATTCAGCGCATCGATACGCATAGGAGGCCTCGACCGAGCAGCAGTGGAAGCGTGGCCACGGATGACCTGAAGCGGTCCCTCAAGCGAGGAGAGAGCACGGGTGGGATGAGCAATGCCAGCAGCGACTCGAGGAGCCAGAGCTCGCGCTGGGGCAGCGTTATCAGTGGTCTTTGGAGCACTCGCCGCCGAGATTCCACCACACTCAGCAGCTACGGACAGATAGATCCGAAATCCCCCACCAAGCAGGCTTTCCCCAGGACAGACAAACTATCCCAAATGGTCGAGGAGGTGACTCTCGGCGAAGATCTCCACGCCCCTTCGTCGTCGGCTGCTCGTCCTTCGACGGAGGTTCGCGAGACGGGCACACCACGAGAATGCAAGGGTCACAGTAGGGAACCATCAATCCGACCGGAACGAACACCAGATCCCAATGGTGCCTTCGAGTCACCGGTCAAGACATCCATCAATGCCGATGACGGGGTCATTGACGTGGACATTTCTTTCCCGGACTACATGACATCTTTTGAGTCTGCAATCAGCTCTCCCTCCAGCAGTGGTTATCTTTCCACCCCAGGATTTCAAGGAGGATTGGATTCCTTTGAACAGGCCTCGCGCTTGTGTATCGATGGAGACCTCCCGCTCAATGCTGCGGGCTGGCTCAATCGCTATCACCCCGACTTTGCGGTTCAAGCAATCCCCCCCCAGGAGGACCTCATGGAGCAGGTCAAGGCGTCTCTTCGGGCCGAGCCAACCCCTGCTCCAGCTTTCCCTCTGCTTGACCTCTCGGAGCGTTGGGTGGAGGTGAGCTGTGTCATGATTGCTGACACTACAACTAACTCGATTACACGTCTCCGTTATCGCCGACTGGTGAAGCCACGGGCACCAGTTGATCGGCCAGCTTCCGGACCTGCAGCCTTCTCCACATCGTATGGAGGAGTTTTGACTCCCTCGATTCTCCCCTATGAGACCCAGCTGGAAGAGGAGTGGATCGAGGAGCCTGTGCTACACTCGGACGAGACTCTGActgaggctgttgagagggtcatcagcctcaaccagGATACTAGCAAGGACCACTCACTGGCCTCATCGCAGACACATAGCGAGGTTCGCATGAGCACCGAAGCTGAGGAGCCCGTCTCTATCACCGCGCCCGAGACACCGGCATTGCCCAATGCACCCCTGGAGATCCCCCGTGTCCAGTGCAAGACTGTGGTGCTCTCTGCGCTGGAAGACTGCATTCGCGAAGTTATCGACGTGCGCGAGAAGAGGCACCTCGAGACAAATGGCAATGCGAGAAATACACCATCACGAAACCTACTTCATGACGCCATCAACATATGGCTGGACAACTTGGATATTACCGATGGATGA